A portion of the Glandiceps talaboti chromosome 13, keGlaTala1.1, whole genome shotgun sequence genome contains these proteins:
- the LOC144444908 gene encoding epidermal retinol dehydrogenase 2-like: MQTMFVWIGISIVIILSWLLFLRPQNKKSIASDIVLVTGAGGDIGRLLALNFAKLGATLVLWDISKEWNDETARQIGQIGGKAHSYVCDVTKKEEVYRTAEQVTKDVGHVTILVNNAGVMAGKKLLELPDYLIERTMNVNTMAIFWTIKAFLPAMIANNSGHLVTMASMAGVSGCPDLSDYCASKHAAVGLHESLALELAAQGLTGIHTTLVQPNWINTGLSKGVKTGQIPAMEPEYVVGHIVNAVLRNQRLLRIPSLMYAAPVVKSLVPVDAWLRLAESSGSFKSMDTFIGRQ, encoded by the exons ATGCAAACCATGTTTGTATGGATTGGAATTTCAATAGTCATTATATTATCATGGCTCCTATTTCTTCGACCACAAAACAAGAAATCCATCGCTAGCGATATCGTGTTGGTAACTGGTGCTGGCGGAGACATTGGTCGTCTACTAGCCTTGAATTTCGCTAAACTGGGTGCTACCTTGGTACTTTGGGATATCAGCAAAGAATGGAACGATGAGACAGCTCGACAGATTGGTCAAATTGGTGGTAAAGCTCACAGCTATGTGTGTGACGTCACTAAGAAAGAAGAAGTTTACCGTACAGCAGAACAAGTCACCAAAGATGTTGGTCATGTGACAATATTGGTTAATAATGCTGGTGTTATGGCTGGCAAGAAATTACTCGAACTCCCAGATTACCTTATAGAACGAACCATGAATGTTAATACCATGGCTATTTTCTgg ACTATCAAAGCATTTTTGCCAGCGATGATTGCAAATAATAGCGGTCATTTAGTGACGATGGCCAGTATGGCTGGTGTATCGGGGTGTCCGGATTTGTCTGACTACTGTGCTAGTAAACATGCCGCTGTGGGTCTACACGAGTCGTTGGCTTTAGAATTAGCAGCACAGGGTCTGACAGGAATTCATACCACTCTAGTTCAACCCAACTGGATTAATACTGGGTTAAGTAAAGGAGTGAAAACTGG ACAGATACCGGCTATGGAACCTGAGTACGTGGTTGGTCACATTGTAAATGCAGTACTTAGAAATCAACGGTTACTTCGTATACCATCCTTGATGTACGCTGCTCCTGTTGTAAAATC ACTGGTTCCGGTTGATGCTTGGTTGCGACTAGCCGAGTCGTCAGGGTCCTTTAAGTCCATGGATACATTCATAGGAAGACAGTAG